One window of the Mixophyes fleayi isolate aMixFle1 chromosome 6, aMixFle1.hap1, whole genome shotgun sequence genome contains the following:
- the LOC142095429 gene encoding uncharacterized protein LOC142095429: MLGLVVPPQLESYRLSKSNIGHIFCSDCALRFFPHEPKINIEPGRFEKTCNTHLLFTTLLCNNGNRTGWECLPINVNEDDVGKQVAGNSQSAQLKSAGVRPRPVGSCDREEMIQPRKLVGRCPVLFLLALCFDVLGLSLILTGIFADFQLDGRSFGEFIIYSGGILLFFSLLWWLSWYSFNLEVSMDDLMKDIPVVPRRNNLVQLARKFSERFSKRKKGVTRQTSSVHAPSTPNLPSEPQTPSVFVNIGFNSQLETPTYEQKYVELSTVSSLNGLRGETVGALVMVDRLV; the protein is encoded by the coding sequence atgctgggactagtagttccacCTCAGCTCGAAAGCTACAGGTTGTCCAAGTCAAATATAGGTCACATTTTCTGTAGTGATTGCGCTTTGCGCTTTTTTCCGCATGAGCCAAAAATAAACATTGAACCAGGAAGGTTTGAAAAGACCTGTAACACGCACCTACTTTTCACAACACTGTTGTGTAACAATGGAAACAGAACGGGATGGGAGTGTCTCCCAATTAATGTAAATGAGGATGATGTGGGGAAGCAGGTTGCAGGTAACAGCCAGAGCGCACAGCTGAAAAGCGCAGGTGTACGGCCGCGGCCGGTGGGCTCCTGTGACCGAGAAGAGATGATTCAGCCCAGGAAGCTGGTTGGCCGATGCCCGGTGCTCTTCTTGTTGGCTTTGTGCTTTGATGTCCTGGGGCTCAGCCTTATCCTGACCGGCATATTTGCCGACTTTCAGTTGGACGGTCGGAGTTTTGGAGAGTTCATCATTTACAGCGGTGGGATCTTGCTCTTCTTCAGTCTCCTCTGGTGGCTGAGCTGGTATTCCTTCAACCTGGAGGTCTCCATGGATGACTTGATGAAGGACATTCCCGTTGTACCTAGAAGGAACAATCTGGTGCAATTGGCTAGGAAGTTCTCAGAGAGGTTTTCCAAAAGGAAGAAAGGGGTGACCAGACAAACCTCATCAGTTCATGCGCCCTCCACTCCCAACCTGCCTAGTGAGCCTCAAACCCCTTCTGTGTTCGTTAACATTGGCTTCAACAGTCAGCTGGAAACACCGACGTATGAGCAGAAATACGTGGAACTCAGTACTGTCAGCAGTTTGAATGGACTTCGTGGGGAGACCGTGGGAGCCCTGGTGATGGTGGACAGGCTGGTGTAA